The Eggerthella guodeyinii sequence GCGTCCGACGCGCTGCAGGAGACGGCGGTCAAAGCGTGGCGCGCCATGCCGCGCTTCGGCGGCCGCAGCGCCGTGGGCACGTGGTTCATGCGCATCCTGCTGCGGACGTGCTACGACTTCCGACGGACGCGCAAGCGCGAGACGCCGTGCGCGATGGGGGTCTTCGACATCGACGTGGAAGGCTCGGACGTGTCGTGGGAGCCGTCGGCCGGCCAGATGCTGGCGGGCGGCGTCGCGGCGCGCGATCCCGACCGGGAGGAAGCGCTCGACGTGCGCGACGCCCTCGGACGCCTCACGGCCGACGACCGGCTCGTGCTCGTGCTGTTCTACGTGAACGATTTCCCCGTGCGCCAGATTTCCCAGATCATGAACGTGTCGGAGGGTGCGGTGCGCACCCGCCTGTCGCGGGCGCGCGATCGGTTCAAGGTTGCCTACACAGACGGATCGAGCGAGGAAGCCGAGGTGGCACGATGAGTTGGAAGAGCATCGACAACGAGGACGACCTGCGGCGGGCGGTGGCCGACGAGCTGGATGCGGGCCCGCTGCCGCGCGAGGCGCAGGCCAAGCTCGACGGCGTGTACGCGTCGCTGGGGTCCATCCCCCAGGATCGTCCGACATCGGCGGGCGCGACGGCCTCGCAGCGCCGCGAGCCGCCGCGCCGCCGCACGGGCGTCCGCGCGGCGCACGGCGAGGCATCGACGGGCGGCCGCGTCGTGCGTCGCGGCGCGCTGGTGGCCGCGGCGGCCGTGACCGTTGCGCTGCTGAGCGGGGCCGCGTTCGCGGCGACCACGCTGCTGCAGATGCAGCCGGGCGACGCGCCGTTCTTCGCCGGCGGCAAGAACCTGCCCATCTACGGGAGCCTGGAGGAAGGCGTGTCCAGCTTGAACGCCGAGGTGGGGGAAACCGTCGAGGTCGAGGGGGTGCAGGTGACGCTCGACTCCGTGTCGTGCGACCGCAACATCGTCAACCTGTTCTTCACGCTGGAGAAAGAAGGCGGCTTCGACATGGCCGACCAGGCAAGCTACGAGGGCTCGCAGGAGAGCGAGTGGACGCGCCTGGAGAACCTCTCCCCGCGCTTCACCTACAAGCTCGAGAGCAACGGCGAGTCCCTTGGGGGCGACTCCGTCTTCCGGCTGGACGCGTACCAGGAGGACGGCAAGGTGAAGGTCATGCAGCGCATCGTGCCGGAGACGACGCTGCCCGACCAGGTGGACATCGCGCTGGAAGGATGGGCGACCTGGGGAACCTCCGAAGGGGGCGCCGAGTCCTTCACGTTCGACGTGGGCCTCGACCTGAGCACGGTGGCGCAACCGCGCGAGTTGGGCGCGCAGGATCTCACGTTCGCTACCACCGACGGCGACAAGACCATGGGCATCCAGCGTTTCACGGCTTCCGAGCTGGGCACCGTGATGGTGGTGCGCAACGACGAGGAGGAAACCGTCGAGGAGAGCGGCCGCCCCGTCTACAACGTGGCCGAGGGTTCCATCACGCCGTCCATGCTGAAGATCACCGACGACCGGGGCAACGTGCTGACCCCGGTGGGTGCGGGCGACGGAACGGGGGTCGATCTGGCCGGTGCATACGTGGTGGAGTTGGCGGGCTTGTCGCCCGACGCGTCCAGCGTCACGTTCACGCCGATGCTGTACGCGGCCGATTGGGAATCGATGACGGAGGACGAGCGCGCGGCGCTCTACGAGCAGGACGACCGGACGGTAGACGTCTCGCAGATCGGAGCCAAGCTGGAGACGAGCGAATACGGCGGCTACGAGCTGACGGGCTGGGACGTGGCCGACGGCACGGTGAGCATCTCGCTCAAGCCGTACGGGTGGCAGACGCCGTTCGGCGGTACGGGAGGCATGCGGCCCACGCAGCAGCCGACGCCGCTGTACGAAGAGTGGTACGACGAAGAGACCGGGGAGAAGTACGGGGGCTACCACACCTCGGTCGTGCACGAGAAGTACGATTACCAGACCGGCGAGCTGCTGGTGATCCACTCCTACTACGCCGCCGGCGACGACGAGTTGCGCGGGTTGACGGAGTACGAGTACCGCGCGTCGTTCGGCGAGTACCGCGAAGAGGCGGACGCGGCGCAGACGCTTTCCTTCTAGCGGCGAACCGTGAAAAACGGGCCCCTCGACGAGGGGCCCGTTTCGGTTGTGCGCGTTCGGCTCGGCTATTTGCCGAGCACCTTCTTGATGCCGTTTGCGGCCACGACGGCGCCGCCGCCGATGGCCAGCAAGCCGGGGCCGGGCAGGATGAGCATCGGCACGCCCACGAGCATGATGGCGCCGCCGACGGCCGTCTGCACGGCGCCGCCGATGCGGCTGGGCTTCTTCTTCGCGGAAGAGGGGCCGCCGTCGATGATGGTGGCGTTGACGGCGGCGGCCTGCGCGGCGTCCTTCCCGTACGACGGCGCGCGGAACGTATCGCCGCCTGACGGGCGTCCGCTTCGCGCGGCGTCGCTCGCGCTGGCGACGGGGTTGACGTCGATGATGGGGCTCTGGTCGCTCATGGTCTCCTCGCTTATGGTGGGTGGCGGCTCCAGCCGCTTGGTGCCTCCGATTATACGGGCCTCGGGCGGCGCGCGCCGTGGGGCGAGGCTCCGGCTACGGGTTCGTCACCGTTCGGTAACGTGTTGTTCGCGGGTTCTTCAAAGGTGGGCGAGGACGGCGTCAGAGGCGGCGTCGGAGGCGATGTCGAAGCGGCGTCGAAGCGAGGTCGAATTCCGGCGTTGTGGACGCCGAAAGCGGCCATTTGCGATACACTATGGGTCAAGGTTTCAGGTACGCGTTTGAAGTTCGTTTCTGGTAAGGCCCGGTTGGTTCGCGCCTTGACGACAACACGACAACGGCGTGGACCACGCAACAGGAAAGTTGGTGGTCAACATGGCAGCTCCTGCTACCGAACACGTGCGAAACATTGTGCTGGTGGGCCAAGACGGCGCCGGCAAGACATCGCTCGCCGAAGCGATGCTGCACGTCTCCGGCCGTACGCCCCGCATGGGCACGACGCACGACGGGAAATCCTACCTCGACTACGACGATGAGGAGATCCGGCGCAAATTCACCATCGGCACCTCCATTGCCCCCGTTCCGTACAAGGACTACAAGATCAACCTGCTGGACACGTCCGGCCATCCCGACTTCATCGGCGACACGCTGGCCACCATGCAGGCGGCCGAGATGGCGCTGTTCGTGGTCGACGCCGTGGCGGGACCGCAGGTCATGACCACCAAGCTGTGGCGCGAGGCCGAGGACATGCGCCTGTCGCGTGCCGTGTTCATCAACCACATCGACCGCGAGAACGCCGATTTCGACACCGCCATGGCGCTGCTGCACGCGCGCTTCGGCTCGCGTCTGGGCTCCGTGACCATCCCCATCGGCGTCGACAAGGACTTCAAGGGCGTCATCGACATCATCCGCATGAAGGCGCGCTACTTCGATCCCGGCAGCGAGCAGGAGCGCATCGAGGAGATTCCGGCCGAGTACGCCGACGCCGCCCAGGCCGCGCGCGACAAGCTGTGCGACCTCGTGGCCGAGGCCGACGACGACCTCATGATGAAGTACCTCGACGGCGAAGAGCAGCTCACGCAGGACGAGCTCGAACAGCTGCTGGACAAGGCCATCGCCCAGGAGCTGTTCATCCCCGTGTTCGTGGGCTCCACGATCATCGAGCAGGGCATCCAAGGCGTCATGGAAGACATCGCTACCTACTTCCCGCACCCGCGCCATCACGGCCGCTTCCGCCTGGCCAACGGCGAGGAGACCGTCGTCGACGAAACGGGCGAGCCCGCGGCGTTCGTCTTCAAGACGGTGTCCGACCCGTTCGTCGGCCGCCTGAGCTTCCTCAAGGTCATCTCGGGCGTGCTGGAGCCGGGCATGGAGCTGATCAACGCGCGCACGGGCAAGAAGGACCGCCTCGGCCACCTCTACGTGATGATGGGCAAGGAGGCCAACGACGTGAAGAGCGCGAAGGCCGGCGACATCATCGTGGTGCCGAAGCTCACCGACACGCGCGCCGGCGACACGATGTCGAAGTCGGGCGACGTGGCCATCGACCCGCTGCCGCTGCCCGTTCCGCAGTACCCGGTGGCCATCGAGGCCGTCAACAAGAAGGACGAGGACAAGCTGGGCACGTTCCTGGCGCGCGCCGCCGAGAACGATCCCACGCTGGTCATCAGCCGCAGCGAGGAGACGCACCAGACCGTGATCACGGCCATGGGCGAGGCGCAGATCGAGACGCTCATCGCGAAGCTCAAGGAGCAGACCGGCGTCGAGGCGAAGCTCATTCCCGTGCGCATCCCGTATCGCGAGACCATCCGCAAGATAGCCGAGGCGCAGGGCCGCCACAAGAAGCAGACGGGCGGCGCGGGCCAGTTCGGCGACTGCTGGCTGCGCATCGAGCCGAATCCGGGCGCGGGTTACGAGTTCGTCGACGAGATCGTGGGCGGCAAGATCCCGCGCGGCTACCTGCCGGCCATCGACAAGGGCGTGCAGGACGCCATGCGCGAGGGCTTCCTGGCGGGCTATCCCATGGAGGACATCAAGTGCGCCGTGTACGACGGCTCGTACCATGCCGTCGATTCCAACGAGATGGCGTTCAAGACGGCCGCGCGCATCGGCTTCCGCGCCGCATGCGAGAAGGCCGAGCCCATCCTGCTCGAGCCGATGGCGAACCTCGACGTGACGGTGGGCGAGGAGTACGCCGGCGCGGTGATGGGCGACATCTCCACGCGTCGCGGCCGCATCGTGGGCACCGACTCGAACGACGCGGGCGAGACCGTCATCATGGTGCGCGTACCGTACGCCGAGGTGGTTACGTACACGAAGGACCTGCGCGCCATCACGCGCGGCTCGGGGTCGTACTCGCTCGAGCTGGAAGGCTACGAGCAGGCGCCGGCCGACGTGACGAAGAAGCTGGTGGAAGCCTACCAAGCGGCGCGCGCCGCGGGGAACTAGCGCAGGCGCGACCGTCGGAGGACGGCGAGAGAGTTGGGGAGGGGGCCGCGTTCGCGCGGCCCCCTCGCGCGTCTAGGCTTCGGCTCTTTGAAGAATGGCGTGCAGGGTTGCATCGTCCTCGATGCGATTGATGGCAAATGCCTTTTTGCCGGCATCCTTGACCGATGCTCCGATGTGATAACCGATTCCATCATCCAGTATCAAGAATCGATCGTGAAATGCATTCGTATGGCAAACGTGTAGGGAGGGGTACTGCTCGTTGAATACCTTGATGTCGGTTTGAGAGATTCCGGCTCCTTTTCGCGTGTAAACGACAGCGGACGTGCACTCGTTTTTCTTCGCGAGGATGTTGAGCGTTTCGATGTCTACGTATCCGTCGATCAGCACTATTCGATGCTTCGCCTTTTGCACGAGTTCCACGAGCAAGCTGAATGCATCGTATAGCTGCCCCTCGAAAAACACCCTTTGCCTGGGTTCGATTCGCTCTTCGAGGTATCCGAACACCCGCTCGAAGCGCTCCTCGTTGTGCTCCTGGTCGATCATCTGCCGTAGTTCGATCGACTTCATTCGGTGGAAGAGACGAGCGTCGCTTGCGAGCAGTCTTCGCATCTCGACGAAAGCCTTCATGATCCTCACGCTGACTTCGATAGCTACGGCGCTGTGCAGAACGGCGGAAAGCATGGCGATTCCTTGTTCGGTAAAAACCCTCGGTTGATACCGCCTGCCCCCTCGACCCTCGGTTTTGTTTGAGGTCGCAAATTGCGACCTCAAAGCATCATGCTCTTCTCGGGTAAGCTGGAAGCAGAATTCTTCGGGAAAGCGCGCTTGGTTCCTGCGAACGCTTTCGTTGATCCGCTTGGTTTCGACTTGATAGAGAAGTGCGAGGTCGCTATCCAGCATCACGCTGCATCCGCGCACATCGTGGATCAAGTCGCCCAGGGACATTGCCTCGAAGCTTGGGGCGATCGCGCTTTTGCGACTATCGGCTTCATCCATTTTCCGCACTTCGTTTCGTCGTTCGAGATTACGCTCCGGGTCCTTCTTCGACGGGCGGAGCCGAGTTGGGGGTCTTCCGCCCGTCGAAGGCGGCGCGGCGGGCGATGCCGGGCCATGGCCGTTCCCTGTTCGCCGATGGCGGCATCGCCGTTGTGCCGTACCTCTATGATAACGAGCTGGTCTTACGTTTCGATGGCGTGCGTCCAGCGCGCTTTGCCGTCGAATCTTGCGCGGTTCCAACGCGCCTCCAGCGCCGTTTCCACGTCGCGCACCTCCGTTTCCAACGCGCTTCGAACGCGCCTTGCACGCGCTTCTCGCGCCCGTCCAGCGCGCGATGGTTCAACCGGAGGTTGATTCTCTCGACCGATCGCAAAATCACGGTCCGCGCGCGTTGCGCACGTACCCTCGATGGGCTATCGTTTTCCCTTACGTACTGGTGATAAGGGGATCGGCCGTCTCCACGGCCCGACAAGGACGAGAGCTCCGCATGAAGACGGTTTTTCAGATACTGCTGCGCGACCTGAAGCGGCTCGCGCGCAATCCCGTGGCGATCATCGTGACGCTGGGCGTGTGCGTCATCCCGTCGCTGTACGCGTGGTACAGCATCGAGGCGAACTGGGATCCGTACGCGAACACGTCCGGCATCCGCGTCGCCGTCAGCAACGAGGACGCGGGCACGCGCGACGACGTGGTGGGCGACCTCGACGTGGGCGCCGAGGTGGTGGAGGGCTTGCGCGACAACACCCAGCTGGGGTGGGAGTTCGTGTCGCAGGACGAGGCGATGGAGGGCGTGCGGTCGGGCGCGTACTACGCCGCCATCGTCATCCCGAAGTCGTTCAGCGAGGATCTGGTGAGCGCGGCGTACGGCGGTTCGGAGAAGCCGCAGCTCGAATACTATGTGAACGAGAAGAAGAACTCGGTGGCCCCGAAGGTGACCGATGCGGGCGCCGCAGCCATCGAGGAGCAGATCAACTCGATGTTCATCCAGACGGTGAGCAAGGCCGTCGTCAGCGGCGCGCAGCAGGTGGGGCATGAGGCCGAGGACGGGGTGGCCGCCGCCGAGGGCAGCTTGACGAGCGGCGTGAGCGAGGCGGCGTCGGCGCTCGGCGACGCGCGCGGCCTGCTCGACGGCATGGGCGGCACCGTGGCCGCGTCGCGCGACTCGGCGGCGCGCGCCCGCGCCACGCTGTCCGACCTGCTCAACCAGCTGCCCACCCTGTCGGCGGCGCTCGTCGAGGGCGGCGGCCTCCTCACCGAGGCGCGCGACGCGGCGAACGGGTACTTCTCGTCCGCGGCATCGTCCGTGGGGCAGGCGAGCTCGCTCGTGAGCAGCGCCGCCGTGCAGACGAACGCGGCCATCGGCCAGACGGCGGGCGACGTGACCGCGCTCCAGGAGCGCGTGGACGGCCTGCTGGCCGACGCGGAGAAGCTGGCGAAGGACAACGAAACCATGCTCGAGGCGCTCAAGGACCTGGAGCGGGACCACCCCGAGCTGGCCGGCATCATCGAGCAGCTCGAGCAGCAGAACGCCCAGCAGCAGGAAACCATCGAGGCGCTCAAGCGGGCGAGCGCCACCGTCACCGAGACGGCCGGCAAGGCCGTCGACGCCTCGCAGGCGGTGACCGGCGTCGTGCAGGGCGAGGCGCAGGGCCTGACCCAGTCGCAGCAATCGCTGTCCACCGACGTGCTGCCGCAGCTGTCGTACGGGCTCGACGGCCTGTCGCAGGCCACCGGCACGCTGTCGGGCGCGGTGGCCGCGCTCGACGGGCTCGTGCGGCAGGCCGACGCCGCGGTGGCGCAGCTCGACGCGACGCTCGGCCAGGCCGAGCAGGCGCTCTCGTCGTCCAGCTGGTCGCTCGGCTCGGTGCAGGGCCACCTGAGCACGATGGCCACCGACCTGGCCGCCCTCAGCGACTCGGCCTCGCTCGACCAGCTGTCCACCCTGCTCGGCGTCAATCCCGACGCGGCCGCCAGCTTCATGGCCGCACCCGTGACGCTGCGCACCGAGACCGTCTTCCCCGTGGACACGTACGGCGCCGGCGTGGCCCCGTTCTACACGAACCTCGCGCTGTGGGTGGGCGGCTTCGTCCTCATCGCCATCTTCAAGCTGGAGGTGGACCGCACCGGCGTGGGGCGCATGAGCCCGACGCAGAGCTACTTCGGCCGCTGGCTGCTGCTTGTGGCGCTCGCCGCGGTGCAGGCGGTCATCGTGTGCGTGGGCGACCTCGTGCTCGGCGTGCAATGCGTCGAGCCCGTGGCCTTCGTGGCGGCCGGCGTGTTCGCCTCGTTCGTCTACCTCAACATCATCTACGCGCTGGCCGTGGCGTTCAAGCACATTGGCAAGGCGCTGGCCGTCGTGCTGCTCATCATGCAGATACCCGGGTCGTCGGGCATGTACCCCGTGGAGATGATGTCCGGGTTCTTCCAGGTCATCCATCCGTTCCTGCCGTTCACCTACGGCATCGGGGCGCTGCGCGAGGCCATCGGCGGCATGTACGGCCAGGCGTTCTGGATCGACCTCGCGCACCTCGCGCTGTTCCTGCCCGTCGCGTTCCTCATCGGGCTCGTGGCCCGTCCGTACCTGCTGAACATCAACCTGCTGTTCGACCGCAAGCTGGCCGAGACCGACGTGATGGTCAGCGAGCGCGGCGAGCTCGAGCACAAGCGCTACCGTCTGCGCACGGTGATCCGCGCGCTGTTGGACACCGACGCGTACCGCGAGACGCTCGTCAAGCGCTTCGAGCGTTTCGGCAGGAACTACCGCCGCTTCATCCGCGCGGGCTTCGCGGCGTTGGCGGCGCTGTCGGTGCTCATGCTCGTGCTGCTGTCCACCGTGCAGGTGGACGCCGACGGCAAGCTGCTCATGCTCGTGGTGTGGATCGCCGTGCTCGTGGCGGTGGACGGCTACCTGATCGCCATCGAGTACGTTCACGAGAACCTGGGCTACCAGATGGACCTCGCCTCGATGGACGAGGAGGGCCTGCGCGACAAGGTGCGCTCGCATCTCACGTTCGGCCCGGGCAAGCAGGCGGATGCCGCCGAGGACGAAGGGGGCGAGCAGGTATGAGGGTCGTGTGGGAAATC is a genomic window containing:
- a CDS encoding RNA polymerase sigma factor, with the translated sequence MDDLIQRARKGDGEAFATLFEHSKQPLWRAAMAVLGNVDDASDALQETAVKAWRAMPRFGGRSAVGTWFMRILLRTCYDFRRTRKRETPCAMGVFDIDVEGSDVSWEPSAGQMLAGGVAARDPDREEALDVRDALGRLTADDRLVLVLFYVNDFPVRQISQIMNVSEGAVRTRLSRARDRFKVAYTDGSSEEAEVAR
- a CDS encoding DUF4179 domain-containing protein, which gives rise to MSWKSIDNEDDLRRAVADELDAGPLPREAQAKLDGVYASLGSIPQDRPTSAGATASQRREPPRRRTGVRAAHGEASTGGRVVRRGALVAAAAVTVALLSGAAFAATTLLQMQPGDAPFFAGGKNLPIYGSLEEGVSSLNAEVGETVEVEGVQVTLDSVSCDRNIVNLFFTLEKEGGFDMADQASYEGSQESEWTRLENLSPRFTYKLESNGESLGGDSVFRLDAYQEDGKVKVMQRIVPETTLPDQVDIALEGWATWGTSEGGAESFTFDVGLDLSTVAQPRELGAQDLTFATTDGDKTMGIQRFTASELGTVMVVRNDEEETVEESGRPVYNVAEGSITPSMLKITDDRGNVLTPVGAGDGTGVDLAGAYVVELAGLSPDASSVTFTPMLYAADWESMTEDERAALYEQDDRTVDVSQIGAKLETSEYGGYELTGWDVADGTVSISLKPYGWQTPFGGTGGMRPTQQPTPLYEEWYDEETGEKYGGYHTSVVHEKYDYQTGELLVIHSYYAAGDDELRGLTEYEYRASFGEYREEADAAQTLSF
- a CDS encoding elongation factor G, yielding MAAPATEHVRNIVLVGQDGAGKTSLAEAMLHVSGRTPRMGTTHDGKSYLDYDDEEIRRKFTIGTSIAPVPYKDYKINLLDTSGHPDFIGDTLATMQAAEMALFVVDAVAGPQVMTTKLWREAEDMRLSRAVFINHIDRENADFDTAMALLHARFGSRLGSVTIPIGVDKDFKGVIDIIRMKARYFDPGSEQERIEEIPAEYADAAQAARDKLCDLVAEADDDLMMKYLDGEEQLTQDELEQLLDKAIAQELFIPVFVGSTIIEQGIQGVMEDIATYFPHPRHHGRFRLANGEETVVDETGEPAAFVFKTVSDPFVGRLSFLKVISGVLEPGMELINARTGKKDRLGHLYVMMGKEANDVKSAKAGDIIVVPKLTDTRAGDTMSKSGDVAIDPLPLPVPQYPVAIEAVNKKDEDKLGTFLARAAENDPTLVISRSEETHQTVITAMGEAQIETLIAKLKEQTGVEAKLIPVRIPYRETIRKIAEAQGRHKKQTGGAGQFGDCWLRIEPNPGAGYEFVDEIVGGKIPRGYLPAIDKGVQDAMREGFLAGYPMEDIKCAVYDGSYHAVDSNEMAFKTAARIGFRAACEKAEPILLEPMANLDVTVGEEYAGAVMGDISTRRGRIVGTDSNDAGETVIMVRVPYAEVVTYTKDLRAITRGSGSYSLELEGYEQAPADVTKKLVEAYQAARAAGN
- a CDS encoding ORF6N domain-containing protein, with product MDEADSRKSAIAPSFEAMSLGDLIHDVRGCSVMLDSDLALLYQVETKRINESVRRNQARFPEEFCFQLTREEHDALRSQFATSNKTEGRGGRRYQPRVFTEQGIAMLSAVLHSAVAIEVSVRIMKAFVEMRRLLASDARLFHRMKSIELRQMIDQEHNEERFERVFGYLEERIEPRQRVFFEGQLYDAFSLLVELVQKAKHRIVLIDGYVDIETLNILAKKNECTSAVVYTRKGAGISQTDIKVFNEQYPSLHVCHTNAFHDRFLILDDGIGYHIGASVKDAGKKAFAINRIEDDATLHAILQRAEA
- a CDS encoding YhgE/Pip domain-containing protein, yielding MKTVFQILLRDLKRLARNPVAIIVTLGVCVIPSLYAWYSIEANWDPYANTSGIRVAVSNEDAGTRDDVVGDLDVGAEVVEGLRDNTQLGWEFVSQDEAMEGVRSGAYYAAIVIPKSFSEDLVSAAYGGSEKPQLEYYVNEKKNSVAPKVTDAGAAAIEEQINSMFIQTVSKAVVSGAQQVGHEAEDGVAAAEGSLTSGVSEAASALGDARGLLDGMGGTVAASRDSAARARATLSDLLNQLPTLSAALVEGGGLLTEARDAANGYFSSAASSVGQASSLVSSAAVQTNAAIGQTAGDVTALQERVDGLLADAEKLAKDNETMLEALKDLERDHPELAGIIEQLEQQNAQQQETIEALKRASATVTETAGKAVDASQAVTGVVQGEAQGLTQSQQSLSTDVLPQLSYGLDGLSQATGTLSGAVAALDGLVRQADAAVAQLDATLGQAEQALSSSSWSLGSVQGHLSTMATDLAALSDSASLDQLSTLLGVNPDAAASFMAAPVTLRTETVFPVDTYGAGVAPFYTNLALWVGGFVLIAIFKLEVDRTGVGRMSPTQSYFGRWLLLVALAAVQAVIVCVGDLVLGVQCVEPVAFVAAGVFASFVYLNIIYALAVAFKHIGKALAVVLLIMQIPGSSGMYPVEMMSGFFQVIHPFLPFTYGIGALREAIGGMYGQAFWIDLAHLALFLPVAFLIGLVARPYLLNINLLFDRKLAETDVMVSERGELEHKRYRLRTVIRALLDTDAYRETLVKRFERFGRNYRRFIRAGFAALAALSVLMLVLLSTVQVDADGKLLMLVVWIAVLVAVDGYLIAIEYVHENLGYQMDLASMDEEGLRDKVRSHLTFGPGKQADAAEDEGGEQV